GGCCCCCAAGGGTATCTTAATAATTCCCCATGATAGGAAGACATTTCTCCCAAAATCTATTGTTTGGGATCAGTTCAGATCCTTCTATGCCTTAGAGTACTTCTCTTTCCCTTTGATCATCCCAGCATATCTTCTCACATGTCCCTCCCTAACTTATTATGACCTGGCTCCCTTTTGCAGATTCCTGTCTGGGGTTGGGAGAGGACCACGGTGGCTAATATCCTTAGCTTCTTCCTACCCCTCATGCTGCCCACGGAATAGCCAGCCCCAGAGGTAATGTCACAGACCTCCCAGAAAGGGATGGGAATAGAGGGTGGTTAGGGGAGAGACAGGAAACTCCATGGAAGTAGAAACCTCATTGTGATTATTAGTACCATTTTTCAAATCCCAACTTTTCTCCTTGTAGTTTTGGGGGTGGGGGCCGCAGTTTGGGGATAGGGCCTATGAGCCCTTTAAAGCCTAGGGTGTGAGTGTGATTAGAGAAAGGTGAGAAGTGAGGATGGATTTAATTCTGGAGTGTGGTCTTTCTTCCCTTAGGATTATCACAAGATCATCAAGCAGCCCATGGACATGGGAACCATCAAACGACGCTTGGAAAACAATTATTATTGGTTGGCCTCTGAGTGTATGCAGGATTTCAATACCATGTTCACCAACTGCTACATCTACAACAAGGTGGGCCCACATCCAttgatgtgtatgtatacatcaCCAGATAGTGTCAGCCCCACTCTTGGCTGACCTGGGAAGTTATTGCTACCAGCTAGCTTTGCATTACCAGGAAAGTTGAAGGAGTATGGGTAAACCCTCACATTGCGAGCAGGGGTTTGCTCTCTTCCTTTCCTGCCCCCTCTCAAGATGTCCTTCATGTTCTCATTCCTCCTTAATTCATGAAAATCCTGATTTTATAAAACTTAACTCCCAAGATAAGGTACCTGGATTCTGGCACACCATAGTAATGAGACTAAAATCATTTAGTGTAGCCCCTTCTAACAATGAAGaaagaggcccagaaaagtgaagtgcCCCACCCAGGGCCTCTGTTTACTGGGACCCAGGTCTAAACTACATAATGCtttctcctgccttttttttttttaaacatgtaatATCAGTGAACTCAGAATGGCCTCTTCAGAGTAGTGGCTAATACTTTCAATTTGCATGAATGGGAATATTGATACTAGGCAGtcttttacagtgaaggaaaatTTCTCCTGTAAGTTGCCCCACGATTTATTATGGTTTTGGTAATATGCATTTTGTCCTTCTATGTTTTAATGGAATTACCTTAACTAAGTGACAAGGGAAGCATCTGGGGATCTTAAATAATTCTCTAGACCTGGGAGCTCTTTCTAAGGAGGGAAATTTTATTCCCCCTAGCAATTAATTGAATTGTTGGTCTTTTCCCCAATAGCCCACAGATGACATCGTACTGATGGCACAGACACTAGAAAAGatctttttgcagaaggtggcaCTGATGCCATCTGAAGAACAGGAACTGGTGGTGACCATTCCTAAGAATAGCCACAAGAAGGGGGCAAAACTGGCAGGTAACACAGATTGGTGCTTTGGGGTAGAAAGAGGTTTGGGCTTCCAGAACAGAATGAGCCCCAGCTTCACTGACAGGGGTGCAACAGGGTCCAAGAATAAGATCTCAtctattgcctttttttttatccACCAGCACTTCAGAGCAGCCTCACCAATGCCCACCAGGTGCCTGCTGTCTCTTCTTTGTCTCACACACCTTTGTATTCCCCATCACCTGAGATTCCCACCACTGTCCTGAACATTCCCCATGGCTCAGTCATCTCTTCTCCACTTCTCAAATCTCTGCACTCTGCTGGCACTCCTTTGCTGGCAGTCTCTGCAGCACCTACTGCTCAGCCACTCACCAAGGTGAGATCCTACAGATTTCTTACTGGGAGTAGAGTAGTGCGCTGCAGGAATATCCAGCCTACATCtgatttgtcttctttttttctgcaGAAGAAGGGGGTGAAGCGGAAAGCAGACACCACCACGCCTACGCCAACAGCTATCCTGGCTCCTGGTTCCCCAGCCAGTCCCCCTGGGGGTGGTCCAGAGCCAAAAGCAGCCCGGCTGCCCCCCACACGCCGGGAAAGTGGCCGTCCCATCAAACCCCCACGAAAGGACTTGCCAGACTCCCAGCAGCAGCACCAGAGCTCCAAGAAAGGGAAGCTCTCAGAGCAACTGAAACACTGCAATGGCATCTTAAAAGAGCTACTTTCCAAAAAACATGCTGCTTATGCCTGGCCTTTCTATAAGCCCGTGGATGCTTCAGCTCTTGGCCTGCATGACTACCATGACATTATTAAGCACCCCATGGACCTCAGTACTGTCAAGGTACTTACTTTAGGGGGAGTGATTTGGAATACTCAACTTAGAGATCTTTGGCTCAATCTCAACAATTAGGTTTTTATGTCTCCATCCCCTTTCCAGAAACTTAGGAAAGCATAAAGAGTATAGGAATTTGTGTTTTTATGACAAGTATCCTGTGATCTGAAACATTATCAGTTTAATCCTTGGTTTTAAGGGAGAACTACCCTTTTTGCTAATATTGCAGTGTATGCTTTGGTTGAAAGAAGTAGAGGAATGGTGTAACAGAGATAATTAGGTCTCTGTGCAAGTTTTCTTTCTGGCCACAAATGTGACAGCCCTCAGCCAGCTTAGTAGGTCCTTGTGGCTTCAAACTTAAATATGGCTGCGGACCTAATGATCTTACAGAAAATCTTTGTCTTGAGGGTGAAACTACTCTTACTATATTGTGTCTGTGGTACGGAGCTGTGGCGTTTTGAGCAGGAGGAAACATTATTTCTTCCCTGAGTTAAAATTCTAGGTATTCTTTGATACCGTTTTTCTTACCATAGCGAAAGATGGAGAACAGAGATTACCGGGATGCTCAAGAGTTTGCAGCTGATGTGCGGCTTATGTTTTCTAACTGTTACAAGTATAATCCTCCTGATCATGATGTCGTTGCCATGGCACGAAAGCTACAGGTAAGGTGGGGAGTCGGGAATCAGATGAGGGTAAACGTGGGTAGACAAGAGAGTTGGCATTTTCTTTTATGCAGAGGGAATGTGATCATGGTTAATGGATGGGTTCAAGGAGATGAAGGTGCTCACCTACCCCCTTACTAGGGTATGTTTATCTTTGTCTCCAGGATGTGTTTGAGTTCCGATACGCCAAGATGCCTGATGAGCCTTTGGAGCCAGGACCCTTACCTGCCTCAACTGTTCTACCACCTGGCTTGGCTAAATCATCTTCTGAGTCCTCCAGTGAAGAGAGTAGTAGTGAAAGTTCctcagaggaggaggaagaggaggaggaggaggaagaagaagaaaccgAAAGCTCTGACTCAGAGGAAGAGAGGGCCAACAGGCTGGCTGAACTCCAGGAACAGGTATTGTGCATCCTTATCAGTTTTTGTGTTTTCCCTGTTATATTCTTGTGACGCAAGAGATGTATTCCCTTTTTTTGATCCCACCCTAATACTAATCAGTCTAGTAATGATTTTCTTCccttgcatcttttttttttcctcccatcaGCTTCGGGCAGTACATGAACAATTGGCTGCCCTATCCCAGGGGCCAATTTCCAAACCTAAACGAAAacgagaaaaaaaggaaaagaaaaagaagcgaAAGGCAGAAAAGCATCGGGGGCGAGCAGGAATGGATGAGGACGACAAGGGTCCCCGGCTGCCTCGCCCACCACCACCCAAAAAATCCTCCAAGAAGGCAGGTGGTGGCAGTGGCGGTCCCGGGACAGCAGGGCCTCCCGGATTTGGTCTTTCTGGAAGTGGTACCACCAGGTGAGGTCTAAAGTAGGAAATTAATGATCAGTTGGGATTCAGAGTGAAGCACTGTAGTATAGTATCTTTGTGGTTGTGGCTGCATGTTCATATGTCTCTGTCTCATCTATTTCTCAAATACATCCCATGCCGCTATCCTCAAAGTAGTGGGCTTTTGTTTTGGGGGTAATAGGAACTGGGTTGCTCATGGAAGGGTGAATTGTAAAGTGCAGTTCTCTTGCTGGCATTAATGTGCTTTGCTCCTTCTTTCACTCTCTAGGCCCCCCAAGAAGGCAATGAAGACAGCTCCACCACCACCAACTGCTGCCTATGATtcggaggaagaggaggagagtcGGCCAATGAGTTATGATGAGAAAAGACAGTTGAGCCTGGATATCAATAAATTACCTGGAGAGAAGCTAGGCCGTGTGGTCCACATCATCCAGGCCCGAGAGCCCTCTCTCCGTGACTCAAACCCTGAGGAGATTGAGATTGATTTTGAAACTCTCAAACCATCCACACTTCGAGAACTTGAGCGCTATGTTCTTTCCTGTTTGCGCAAGAAGCCAAGGAAACCCTATAGTGAGTGTGTGGCAGAGATATTACTGAATACTATGGTCTGAGAAGGGCTACTGGTGAGGGTACTTTTGGTCTATTGGGTTGGTTACTTGTGTCTGCTGGAAAATGAGCCAAGTTACATAGGAAGAAGGGTGTGAAGGGGCCTGACATTTAACTTCTTGTTCTGTCTCTAGCTATCAAAAAGCCAGTGGGTAAGACGAAGGAGGAACTGGCTCTAGAAAAGAAACGAGAGCTTGAGAAGCGACTACAGGACGTGAGTGGTCAACTCAATTCTACCAAGAAGCCCCCCAAGAAGGGTGAGTTAGGAGCCCAAGCAGAGGGAAATGAGTTTCGTGTGTTGAGACTGACGCTCCCCTACTTCAGATTCTACTAACATCTCCACTGGGCTCACTCTcgtttttttacttttcttaataCAGCAAGTGAGAAAGTGGAGTCAGCACAGCAGGTAGCAGTGTCACGCCTCAGTGCCTCAAGTTCCAGCTCAGACTCCAGttcatcatcttcctcatcttcctcttctgatACCAGTGACTCCGACTCAGGCTAAGGGGCCAGTCAGCAATGGGGCAGGAGGCTCTGCAGGACCGGATTCCCCTAGCCCTCTCCAGAGGTTCCCTCTTTTGGATCCCCCCTCACCCCATTTCCCCTGTATGGGAGAGCTGGCTCTGCAAGGTGGGGAGGGATACATGGACAGTTACCCCTTGAGGGACTCAAGGGACAGGAGGAGGGGATTCTCCTTGGGCTTGAAGCTCCCCACTTAAAATAGACTGaagtggggggtggaggggtcTTGGGTAGGTATAAGGTTGGGCTAAAGCCTGAGGCCACAACTACCAGCTGCCCACTCCCCTCCAAGGGCCCTGTTTTCTGaagttgtttgttttaatttattttaaattgcgcagggttgggggaggtggggctgggggtgggtCCCCCTAgactggggagggaaggaggggagcttttttgtttttgttttttacgttgactttttttttctacctaTCCCTACATCCCCGCTCTGTTGTGGCCCGTGGGGGTCACACCTTCTCTGTCTCCCCAGGAGGCCATTGGAGCTAAACCCTCTCCTTTTCTCGTGTGTCTGTTGATTCTAACttgtaaataaagaaaatactatTCAGGTTGAAATCGTGCTGTCTGCGCTTGTGTCTCCCCACTCCTATATTCGTCTGTGTAGGTAAATGTCTTTGGGTAATTTGTGTAAAAGGTGTCTGGAGtaaaaagagttaaaagaaacTTGGCTTTATTTCTTGGATTAAGAACAATAGGGATGTTAGTCACAAGCTTTAAAGTATCACTTAAGAGTGAATGTGAAAGATTTATCTCATTCACCTTTTATGGTTGAGGTGTAGTTAAAGGGAATCCGCCAACATTATAGATCTGTATTAGTTGTCAACAAGTTTAGGATTTTAACCTAGGTCTTTTTAAACTCTGGCAGTGTAAAATATACCTCATTAA
The DNA window shown above is from Notamacropus eugenii isolate mMacEug1 chromosome 2, mMacEug1.pri_v2, whole genome shotgun sequence and carries:
- the BRD2 gene encoding bromodomain-containing protein 2 isoform X1, with translation MLQNVTPHSKLPGEGNAGLLGLGPEAAAPGKRIRKPSLLYEGFESPTMASVPALHLPPANPPPPEVSNPKKPGRVTNQLQYLHKVVMKALWKHQFAWPFRQPVDAVKLGLPDYHKIIKQPMDMGTIKRRLENNYYWLASECMQDFNTMFTNCYIYNKPTDDIVLMAQTLEKIFLQKVALMPSEEQELVVTIPKNSHKKGAKLAALQSSLTNAHQVPAVSSLSHTPLYSPSPEIPTTVLNIPHGSVISSPLLKSLHSAGTPLLAVSAAPTAQPLTKKKGVKRKADTTTPTPTAILAPGSPASPPGGGPEPKAARLPPTRRESGRPIKPPRKDLPDSQQQHQSSKKGKLSEQLKHCNGILKELLSKKHAAYAWPFYKPVDASALGLHDYHDIIKHPMDLSTVKRKMENRDYRDAQEFAADVRLMFSNCYKYNPPDHDVVAMARKLQDVFEFRYAKMPDEPLEPGPLPASTVLPPGLAKSSSESSSEESSSESSSEEEEEEEEEEEEETESSDSEEERANRLAELQEQLRAVHEQLAALSQGPISKPKRKREKKEKKKKRKAEKHRGRAGMDEDDKGPRLPRPPPPKKSSKKAGGGSGGPGTAGPPGFGLSGSGTTRPPKKAMKTAPPPPTAAYDSEEEEESRPMSYDEKRQLSLDINKLPGEKLGRVVHIIQAREPSLRDSNPEEIEIDFETLKPSTLRELERYVLSCLRKKPRKPYTIKKPVGKTKEELALEKKRELEKRLQDVSGQLNSTKKPPKKASEKVESAQQVAVSRLSASSSSSDSSSSSSSSSSSDTSDSDSG
- the BRD2 gene encoding bromodomain-containing protein 2 isoform X2, whose amino-acid sequence is MDMGTIKRRLENNYYWLASECMQDFNTMFTNCYIYNKPTDDIVLMAQTLEKIFLQKVALMPSEEQELVVTIPKNSHKKGAKLAALQSSLTNAHQVPAVSSLSHTPLYSPSPEIPTTVLNIPHGSVISSPLLKSLHSAGTPLLAVSAAPTAQPLTKKKGVKRKADTTTPTPTAILAPGSPASPPGGGPEPKAARLPPTRRESGRPIKPPRKDLPDSQQQHQSSKKGKLSEQLKHCNGILKELLSKKHAAYAWPFYKPVDASALGLHDYHDIIKHPMDLSTVKRKMENRDYRDAQEFAADVRLMFSNCYKYNPPDHDVVAMARKLQDVFEFRYAKMPDEPLEPGPLPASTVLPPGLAKSSSESSSEESSSESSSEEEEEEEEEEEEETESSDSEEERANRLAELQEQLRAVHEQLAALSQGPISKPKRKREKKEKKKKRKAEKHRGRAGMDEDDKGPRLPRPPPPKKSSKKAGGGSGGPGTAGPPGFGLSGSGTTRPPKKAMKTAPPPPTAAYDSEEEEESRPMSYDEKRQLSLDINKLPGEKLGRVVHIIQAREPSLRDSNPEEIEIDFETLKPSTLRELERYVLSCLRKKPRKPYTIKKPVGKTKEELALEKKRELEKRLQDVSGQLNSTKKPPKKASEKVESAQQVAVSRLSASSSSSDSSSSSSSSSSSDTSDSDSG